A genomic segment from Treponema sp. Marseille-Q3903 encodes:
- a CDS encoding HigA family addiction module antitoxin codes for MSDFIETPTIGEILNEEFLIPLGISAYKLAQEINVPTSRIQGILHNRRKITVDTSLRLAKFFSLSDGYFMSLQDDIDIRNAKIELAPQLEEIKAYVYA; via the coding sequence ATGTCGGATTTTATAGAAACACCTACTATCGGAGAAATACTTAACGAAGAATTTCTTATTCCTCTTGGAATTTCTGCATATAAATTGGCTCAGGAAATAAATGTTCCAACTTCCCGCATTCAAGGCATTCTTCATAATCGTAGGAAAATAACAGTAGACACTTCTTTACGCCTTGCAAAGTTTTTTAGTTTGTCGGACGGATATTTTATGTCTTTGCAAGATGATATTGATATAAGAAATGCAAAAATAGAACTTGCACCTCAGCTAGAAGAAATAAAGGCTTACGTATATGCGTAA
- the argC gene encoding N-acetyl-gamma-glutamyl-phosphate reductase → MAYKVFIDGKEGTTGLKIFQRFANRDDVEIITIEEEKRKDPSEKAKIINSSDFTFLCLPDEAAVESVKLCTNPDTRIIDASTAHRVNPDWAYGFPELDSSFRRKIEKSKRVAVPGCYASGTVAILYPLVKSGIMPRDYPVVVHAVSGYSGAGKKTIALYESENRNPELDSPRLYALTQNHKHLPEMKLISGLEYQPIFNPYICDYFQGMTVTVGLHSRMLNKKVTARDVWDMFREHYQGCRFVKVEEFMVFAEQFIAANTLAGTNNMQLFIYGNDERIMVTTRFDNLGKGASGAAVQCMNIMMGIDEGKGL, encoded by the coding sequence ATGGCATACAAAGTTTTTATTGATGGAAAAGAAGGTACAACAGGACTTAAAATTTTTCAGAGGTTTGCAAACCGTGATGATGTAGAAATTATCACGATTGAAGAAGAAAAGCGAAAAGATCCGTCTGAAAAAGCTAAAATAATAAACTCATCCGATTTCACTTTTTTGTGCTTACCTGATGAAGCCGCTGTCGAATCTGTAAAATTGTGCACAAACCCTGATACGCGAATCATAGACGCCTCAACTGCTCACCGCGTAAATCCCGATTGGGCATACGGTTTTCCCGAATTAGATAGCTCTTTCCGCCGGAAAATTGAAAAGTCTAAAAGGGTCGCAGTTCCCGGCTGTTACGCTTCCGGGACAGTTGCAATTTTATATCCGCTTGTAAAATCAGGAATTATGCCTCGAGACTATCCTGTTGTCGTTCACGCTGTCAGCGGATATTCCGGCGCCGGTAAAAAAACAATCGCTTTGTATGAATCTGAAAACAGAAATCCTGAACTTGATTCACCTCGCCTGTACGCTCTGACGCAGAATCACAAACACTTACCCGAGATGAAGCTGATTTCAGGGCTTGAATATCAACCTATTTTTAACCCTTATATTTGTGATTATTTTCAGGGGATGACAGTGACTGTAGGTTTGCATTCACGCATGCTCAATAAAAAAGTTACCGCTCGCGATGTTTGGGATATGTTTAGAGAACATTATCAAGGGTGCCGCTTTGTAAAAGTTGAAGAATTTATGGTTTTTGCAGAACAGTTTATCGCAGCAAACACGCTCGCCGGCACAAACAATATGCAGCTTTTTATTTACGGAAACGATGAAAGAATTATGGTTACAACTCGCTTTGACAACCTTGGAAAAGGAGCAAGCGGAGCTGCGGTTCAATGCATGAACATCATGATGGGGATAGACGAAGGAAAAGGGTTGTAG
- a CDS encoding GGDEF domain-containing phosphodiesterase, giving the protein MFDDHYDKYYNIYIVNMVFEYAIAALLIEMIIFLSYFRRRILPSFQNTVYIIILSILIMTTILDLITGYVELNFKKFPILFMYVIECLYYSFTLSLPFSLAVYSMTVLGLFDILGPVRSFQLKVHFLIPFIAYLIIIWLTLALRNVYPLCFIIDHDTGYRRNNSFWFYGTHMLSYYNFVFSLIISIRFRKRVDKEKLKLIFLYVLTLIITSLLQFFNYGLMIDTFGMSLVMLAYFINIQKYNDWVDPITKIFNQRSFIKEIDRISVAKAEYACVSVVIDDILFVTNTFGLNILNQVLYEVGEYLRKNFSTKNTFCVNQGIFCVTIKNPTDEKISHVVADITNRFRKPWVNGTSELKLYTRICITRFPRDAKKSDDVLDIINLFANDERYKAPLLYANEIDIEYKKRAMYIEHALKNGLAENRFDVYYQPIYSVAEKSLIGAEALIRLKDKDGKFISPEDFIPIAEKSGTIMRIGEYVFESVCLNLSQINTEEYGIKKIDINLSVVQCMEEVLAEHILRIQNSYSIPASLINLEITETAAAHAPDILLKNVQNLSDAGFEISLDDYGSGYSNMSYMLNLPFKMIKIDKYIVWAAVSDKRAEIALAATIKMIKTLGMSVLAEGVEKKEQADWLIKLGCDYLQGFYYSKPICRKDFLEIMKKNKEKLA; this is encoded by the coding sequence ATGTTTGACGACCATTATGATAAGTATTATAATATTTACATTGTGAACATGGTTTTTGAATATGCCATAGCGGCATTATTGATAGAAATGATAATATTCTTATCTTACTTTAGACGAAGAATCTTACCGTCGTTTCAGAATACCGTTTACATTATCATATTGTCGATTTTGATCATGACAACAATTCTAGACTTGATTACCGGGTATGTAGAGCTGAATTTTAAAAAGTTTCCGATTCTTTTTATGTACGTGATCGAGTGTTTGTATTACAGCTTTACACTTTCACTTCCATTCAGTTTAGCAGTTTACAGTATGACAGTGCTTGGACTGTTTGATATTTTGGGACCTGTGCGCAGTTTTCAGCTTAAGGTACACTTTTTAATACCGTTTATTGCTTATTTGATCATCATTTGGTTGACGCTTGCTTTAAGAAATGTCTATCCGCTTTGTTTCATAATCGACCACGATACAGGATATCGCAGAAATAATTCTTTTTGGTTTTACGGAACTCACATGTTGAGTTACTATAACTTTGTTTTTTCATTGATTATTTCAATCAGATTCAGAAAACGCGTTGATAAAGAAAAACTGAAACTTATATTTCTTTATGTATTGACCTTAATTATCACTTCATTGCTTCAGTTTTTTAATTATGGCTTGATGATAGATACGTTTGGAATGTCGCTCGTCATGCTTGCATATTTTATAAATATCCAAAAATATAACGATTGGGTAGATCCTATCACAAAGATATTTAATCAGCGTTCTTTTATAAAGGAAATAGATCGTATCTCCGTCGCAAAAGCAGAATATGCGTGTGTTTCGGTTGTCATCGATGATATACTTTTTGTCACAAATACGTTTGGCCTAAACATTCTAAATCAGGTGCTTTACGAGGTCGGAGAATATCTTAGAAAAAATTTTTCTACAAAAAATACATTCTGCGTAAATCAAGGTATTTTTTGTGTAACAATCAAGAATCCTACAGATGAAAAAATAAGTCATGTCGTAGCTGACATAACTAACCGTTTTAGAAAACCATGGGTTAACGGAACAAGTGAATTAAAACTTTACACAAGAATATGTATAACGAGATTTCCTCGTGATGCAAAAAAATCTGACGATGTCCTTGATATCATAAACCTTTTTGCAAATGACGAAAGGTACAAAGCGCCTTTGCTTTATGCAAATGAAATCGATATAGAATATAAAAAAAGAGCGATGTACATTGAACATGCGCTGAAAAATGGTCTTGCAGAAAACCGTTTTGATGTATATTATCAGCCGATCTATTCTGTTGCAGAAAAAAGCCTGATTGGGGCTGAAGCTCTGATTCGCCTTAAAGACAAAGATGGAAAATTCATTTCTCCTGAAGATTTTATTCCGATTGCAGAAAAATCTGGAACAATAATGCGCATAGGTGAATACGTTTTTGAATCTGTTTGCCTGAATCTTTCTCAGATAAACACCGAAGAATACGGAATTAAAAAAATCGATATAAATCTTTCGGTTGTTCAATGCATGGAGGAAGTTTTGGCAGAACATATTTTACGAATTCAAAATTCCTATTCAATTCCAGCCTCGCTTATAAATCTTGAAATTACCGAGACAGCTGCCGCACATGCCCCTGATATTCTTTTGAAAAATGTTCAAAATCTATCTGATGCCGGTTTTGAGATTTCGCTCGATGATTACGGGTCGGGATATTCAAATATGAGCTATATGCTCAACCTCCCTTTTAAAATGATTAAAATCGATAAATACATCGTTTGGGCAGCTGTTTCTGACAAACGCGCAGAAATAGCGCTTGCTGCAACAATCAAAATGATTAAAACACTCGGCATGTCGGTGCTTGCAGAAGGCGTTGAAAAAAAAGAGCAGGCAGATTGGCTCATAAAATTAGGTTGCGATTATCTTCAAGGATTTTATTATTCAAAACCTATTTGTAGAAAAGATTTTCTGGAAATAATGAAAAAAAATAAAGAAAAATTGGCTTGA
- a CDS encoding ABC transporter ATP-binding protein/permease, which translates to MIKTRLIKLLSHAKNYVVLQVVWQLISLVAQIALIFCLSNIISSAFNLFSGENAKHQFPSLFAAAIILCIATRFFMEWLTSRTSFRASADVKQILRAKIYEKLLKLGSSYRENVKTAEVVQLASEGVEQLEIYFGKYLSQFFYSLICPLILFSVLSFVNLRAAAVLLVCVPLIPLSIVLVMKIAKRLLNKYWGLYAELGDSFLENLQGLTTLKIYKADKKKALEMDDESQKFRHITMKVLTMQLNSTSVMDIMAYGGAAVGMIVTILQFRAGKVDLQGALMIILLASEFFIPLRLLGSFFHIAMNGMAASDKIFSLLDLPEPQQKLNGVPKELKKITFENVDFSYNRDRIILNGINIECQRGITSIAGISGSGKSTIAEILMGRNKWYGGNVLFDGTELREISEASLMKNVVLVNHESYLFKGTIRSNLLMAKHDATEDEMMTVLEKANLLDFVHDNGGLGYKIDEAASNLSGGQKQRLALARALLLNPQVYVFDEATSNIDSESEEQIINVIKTLAESKIVILISHRLANIVNSNLIYFLHDEKISESGTHQQLMKKNGEYAKIFTKQKELESINKNINDIKG; encoded by the coding sequence ATGATTAAAACTCGCCTGATAAAATTGCTCTCTCATGCAAAAAACTATGTCGTGCTGCAAGTCGTGTGGCAACTGATTTCACTTGTTGCACAAATTGCTCTTATCTTTTGCCTTTCAAATATAATCTCTTCGGCATTCAATTTATTTTCGGGAGAAAATGCAAAACATCAATTTCCATCACTTTTTGCTGCCGCAATTATTTTGTGTATTGCGACGCGTTTTTTTATGGAATGGCTGACTTCCAGAACGTCGTTTAGGGCAAGCGCAGATGTAAAACAGATTCTCCGGGCAAAAATCTACGAAAAACTGCTTAAGCTCGGTTCGTCTTATCGGGAAAACGTCAAAACGGCAGAAGTTGTTCAACTTGCAAGCGAAGGCGTTGAACAGCTTGAGATATATTTTGGGAAGTATCTTTCACAATTCTTTTACAGCCTGATTTGCCCGCTGATTCTTTTTTCAGTTTTATCATTCGTAAATCTCAGAGCGGCTGCTGTCCTACTCGTCTGCGTGCCATTAATTCCGTTGTCAATCGTCTTAGTGATGAAAATTGCAAAACGACTTTTGAACAAATATTGGGGACTTTATGCAGAGCTCGGCGACAGTTTTCTGGAAAATTTACAGGGGCTTACAACGCTGAAAATTTACAAAGCCGACAAAAAAAAGGCTTTGGAAATGGACGATGAATCTCAAAAATTCCGCCACATTACTATGAAAGTTTTGACGATGCAGCTCAACAGCACGAGCGTCATGGACATAATGGCTTACGGTGGAGCCGCAGTCGGAATGATTGTGACAATTTTGCAGTTCCGCGCAGGAAAAGTAGATTTGCAAGGCGCACTTATGATAATTCTTCTCGCCTCTGAGTTTTTTATTCCGCTTCGTCTGCTCGGCTCTTTTTTTCACATCGCGATGAACGGAATGGCTGCAAGCGACAAAATTTTTTCACTGCTTGATTTACCTGAACCTCAACAAAAATTGAACGGTGTTCCAAAAGAACTTAAAAAAATCACTTTTGAAAATGTAGATTTTTCTTACAATCGAGACAGAATTATTTTGAATGGCATAAATATAGAATGCCAGAGAGGAATAACGTCAATTGCAGGAATTTCAGGAAGTGGGAAAAGCACGATTGCAGAAATTTTAATGGGCAGAAACAAATGGTACGGCGGAAATGTTCTTTTTGACGGCACGGAGCTCCGAGAAATCTCAGAAGCTTCGCTGATGAAAAACGTCGTCCTTGTAAATCACGAAAGTTATCTTTTCAAAGGAACAATCCGAAGCAACCTTTTGATGGCAAAACATGACGCAACTGAAGACGAAATGATGACAGTTTTGGAAAAGGCAAATCTGCTTGATTTTGTGCATGACAACGGTGGACTCGGCTACAAAATCGATGAAGCGGCATCTAACCTCTCCGGCGGTCAAAAGCAGCGATTGGCACTAGCTCGTGCATTGCTCCTAAATCCGCAAGTCTATGTCTTTGATGAAGCGACTAGCAACATAGATTCTGAAAGCGAAGAACAGATTATAAACGTTATAAAAACTCTTGCAGAATCAAAAATCGTCATTTTAATTTCTCATCGGCTAGCAAACATAGTCAACTCAAATCTGATTTATTTTTTACATGACGAAAAAATTTCAGAAAGCGGCACTCATCAGCAACTGATGAAGAAGAACGGCGAATATGCAAAAATTTTTACTAAACAAAAAGAACTTGAATCTATCAACAAAAATATAAACGACATAAAAGGATAA
- a CDS encoding nitrous oxide-stimulated promoter family protein: MHNFSPSKILWLILGCICLLVGTIGVFLPVLPTFPFYLVTVFSFAKSSQRLHDWFTGTKLYKKNLQPLVERKTMTSKAKLSILSSVTIVMGFGFFMMARKGVWIPCIILAVIWIFHLGFFLFKVKTERPALTEEQITKKRKKEEYIVTQMIAIYCKKNHRELYDRRTKKLCPECEQIAKYSVERSEHCPHIKEKTFCSNCTTHCYSPQMRDKIKKIMRFSGPRIIFYHPVLAIWHLICMAEQKRKKND; encoded by the coding sequence ATGCACAATTTTTCTCCATCAAAAATTTTATGGCTTATTTTAGGCTGCATTTGCCTTTTGGTTGGAACAATCGGCGTGTTTCTGCCCGTCCTTCCTACGTTCCCGTTTTATCTTGTAACGGTTTTCAGCTTTGCAAAAAGTTCGCAACGGCTTCACGATTGGTTCACCGGCACGAAACTTTATAAAAAAAATTTGCAGCCGCTTGTAGAACGCAAAACGATGACTTCCAAAGCAAAACTCTCGATTTTATCTTCGGTGACAATCGTCATGGGATTTGGATTTTTTATGATGGCGAGAAAAGGCGTTTGGATTCCGTGCATAATTCTCGCTGTTATCTGGATTTTTCATTTGGGATTTTTTTTATTCAAAGTCAAAACTGAACGACCAGCTCTCACAGAAGAACAGATAACAAAAAAGCGGAAAAAAGAAGAATACATAGTAACGCAGATGATTGCTATTTATTGCAAAAAAAATCATCGAGAGTTGTATGACCGCAGAACGAAAAAACTCTGCCCTGAATGTGAACAAATTGCAAAATACTCTGTTGAACGCAGCGAACATTGTCCTCATATAAAAGAAAAAACGTTTTGTTCAAATTGTACAACTCACTGTTACAGCCCTCAAATGCGTGATAAAATAAAAAAAATAATGCGTTTTTCCGGACCGCGCATTATTTTCTATCATCCTGTTCTGGCAATCTGGCATTTAATTTGTATGGCAGAACAAAAAAGGAAAAAAAATGATTAA
- a CDS encoding phosphatase PAP2 family protein, which yields MKILTKTKIIASLLWLLCSPSIFAIDFAPRMQPFELNVANDIILGIAGVGLSGSALVCDDFLHIKRHQYVKGSLLKSDVPYFDQIFMRRYSKPIHWISNGTVAFSLVAPLAFAAITPSDEWLTIGTMYAETFLIANGIKEWIKIGIDRARPYMYYDNYPQKKVEQGDWDCSFPSGHTTWAFASAAFASYVFFRYFPDSKWNKTVIFTSFGIAFLTGALRMMSGNHFFSDVFAGALLGTGIGLLVPYMHTKTFYARFKKNDKIEASVSPVGFAIKYSF from the coding sequence ATGAAAATTCTTACTAAAACAAAAATTATCGCTTCTCTTTTATGGCTCTTGTGCAGTCCATCTATTTTCGCAATCGATTTTGCTCCTCGAATGCAACCTTTTGAACTCAATGTGGCAAATGATATCATTCTCGGGATTGCCGGCGTGGGACTTTCGGGCTCTGCGCTTGTCTGTGATGATTTTCTGCACATCAAACGCCATCAATATGTAAAAGGTTCGCTTTTAAAATCTGATGTTCCATATTTTGACCAAATTTTTATGCGCCGTTACAGCAAACCTATTCATTGGATTTCAAACGGAACTGTCGCATTTTCTTTAGTAGCGCCACTTGCCTTTGCTGCAATCACACCTTCTGACGAATGGCTTACGATTGGAACTATGTATGCAGAGACATTTTTGATTGCAAATGGAATAAAAGAATGGATAAAAATTGGAATTGACCGCGCGAGACCTTATATGTATTACGACAATTATCCGCAGAAAAAAGTCGAGCAAGGAGATTGGGATTGCTCGTTCCCGTCAGGACACACGACATGGGCATTTGCGAGTGCCGCTTTTGCAAGTTATGTTTTTTTCCGGTATTTTCCGGATTCAAAATGGAATAAGACAGTCATTTTTACATCTTTTGGAATTGCGTTTTTAACTGGTGCATTGCGAATGATGAGCGGAAACCATTTTTTTTCAGATGTGTTTGCAGGCGCATTGCTCGGAACCGGAATCGGACTTTTAGTTCCGTATATGCATACAAAAACATTCTACGCCCGATTCAAAAAAAACGATAAAATAGAGGCTTCAGTTTCGCCTGTCGGATTTGCAATAAAATATTCATTCTAA
- a CDS encoding amino acid ABC transporter ATP-binding/permease protein, translating to MEAVKTEKCRSSFVVMAKLIVLIKPLIPVMMLAIIFGVAGFLCAIFLSIFAGEELVSVFYEKSGAVKTFHFWGQNFIFTLLILLAVLRGLLHYGEQYCNHFIAFKLLAIIRHKVFAALRRLCPAKLETRDKGNLIAVITSDIELLEVFYAHTISPVAIAIAVSVFMCIFLAKIYVWAGFFAACGYLAVGVLIPFINSRFGRKYGFEFRNKFGELNSFVLESLRGLDETIQYNLGSNRNSEIKEKSESLGKLQNKLNKYESLQRAFTTCAILLFGCGMFFLLYNAFTTEKSITFHQLVTGTIAMLGSFGPVVAISNLSNNLNQTIASGNRVLNLLEEKPVVQEVTDGKCVDFDGATAENINFAYDKKQILKDFNAVFTKGKLIGIHGTSGSGKSTLLKLIMRFWDVDKGEIKISGENVKNLNTENLRTMISYITQETYILNGTIAENISLGAECFTRAQIEQAGKKASLHDFIENLPKGYDTKTGELGNALSGGEKQRIGLARAFLYDAPFMLLDEPTSNLDSLNEAVILKSLKDERESAKKTEKSKTMVLVSHRKSTLNSADEILEFE from the coding sequence ATGGAAGCTGTGAAAACTGAAAAGTGCCGAAGTTCATTTGTAGTGATGGCAAAACTTATCGTCCTGATAAAACCTCTCATTCCAGTCATGATGCTCGCAATAATTTTTGGCGTTGCAGGATTTTTATGCGCAATTTTCCTCTCGATTTTTGCAGGGGAAGAGCTCGTTTCTGTTTTTTACGAAAAGTCCGGTGCAGTAAAAACTTTTCACTTTTGGGGACAAAATTTTATCTTCACTCTTCTGATTCTCCTAGCTGTGCTGCGTGGTTTACTCCATTACGGCGAACAGTACTGCAACCATTTTATAGCTTTCAAACTCCTTGCAATCATCAGGCACAAAGTTTTTGCTGCTTTACGTCGTCTTTGTCCCGCAAAACTCGAGACACGCGACAAAGGCAACTTGATTGCGGTTATCACAAGCGACATTGAACTGCTTGAAGTCTTTTATGCGCACACGATTTCTCCTGTCGCAATTGCGATTGCAGTCAGTGTCTTTATGTGCATTTTTCTTGCAAAAATTTATGTTTGGGCGGGATTTTTTGCCGCTTGCGGATATCTTGCAGTCGGAGTTTTGATTCCTTTTATAAACAGCAGGTTCGGAAGAAAATACGGTTTTGAGTTCAGAAATAAATTCGGAGAGCTCAACAGTTTTGTCCTTGAAAGTCTGCGAGGTCTTGACGAGACGATTCAGTACAATCTCGGTTCAAACAGGAATTCTGAAATAAAAGAAAAATCAGAATCTCTCGGAAAGTTGCAGAACAAACTGAATAAATACGAGTCGTTACAGAGAGCATTCACTACATGTGCGATTTTGCTTTTCGGCTGTGGAATGTTTTTTTTGCTCTACAATGCTTTTACCACAGAAAAGTCGATAACATTTCATCAGTTAGTGACCGGAACAATAGCGATGTTAGGGTCTTTCGGGCCTGTTGTTGCAATCTCAAACCTGTCAAACAATCTGAACCAAACAATCGCAAGCGGAAACCGCGTCCTGAATCTTCTTGAAGAAAAACCAGTCGTACAAGAAGTAACTGATGGAAAATGCGTCGATTTTGACGGAGCGACGGCAGAAAACATCAATTTCGCATACGATAAAAAACAAATATTAAAAGATTTTAACGCAGTGTTTACAAAAGGAAAGCTGATTGGAATTCACGGAACAAGCGGAAGCGGAAAATCAACTTTGCTTAAACTTATCATGCGATTTTGGGATGTCGATAAAGGAGAAATAAAAATCAGCGGCGAAAACGTAAAAAATCTCAACACAGAAAACTTGCGAACGATGATTTCTTACATAACGCAGGAAACATATATTTTAAACGGAACAATTGCAGAAAATATCTCGCTAGGTGCTGAATGTTTTACACGAGCACAAATTGAACAGGCAGGAAAAAAAGCTTCCCTTCACGACTTTATTGAAAACCTTCCAAAAGGTTACGACACAAAGACTGGAGAACTTGGAAACGCTTTAAGCGGCGGAGAAAAACAACGCATCGGACTTGCACGTGCGTTCCTATATGACGCACCTTTTATGCTGCTTGACGAACCTACAAGCAACCTCGATTCCCTCAACGAAGCGGTGATATTAAAATCTCTAAAAGATGAACGCGAATCTGCAAAAAAAACGGAAAAATCAAAGACGATGGTTCTTGTTTCTCACAGAAAATCAACACTCAATTCTGCAGATGAAATATTAGAATTTGAATAA